The following proteins are co-located in the Heliorestis convoluta genome:
- the rfbG gene encoding CDP-glucose 4,6-dehydratase, translating to MTDSFYSGKNILVTGHTGFKGSWLTMWLKKMGANVTGYALEPPTNPSLFELCQIEKEMESIIGDIRNKETFAKTIKASKPAIIFHLAAQPIIKTSYQNPLETFETNIMGTANLLDILRTTPSAKALVIVTTDKCYHNNESFWGYKEDDRLGGHDPYSSSKACCELITDSYQNSFFHPNDYDNHGLAIATARAGNVIGGGDFAENRLIPDCVRALEKDEEIKIRNPHAIRPWQHVLEPLSGYLTLAERLYNEGPKYNGAWNFGPSEDNEKSVQYIVDNFVSLWGKGCWVKYDELDLHETSYLKLNSYKARQLLGYQTKWHIDHALKQVVDWTKVYVRDRRCMVDCCIEQIVEYEGCE from the coding sequence GTGACAGATAGTTTCTATAGTGGAAAAAACATTTTAGTAACAGGACATACAGGATTTAAGGGGTCATGGCTTACAATGTGGTTAAAAAAAATGGGAGCCAATGTAACAGGCTATGCTCTTGAACCTCCAACCAATCCATCATTATTTGAGCTATGTCAGATAGAGAAAGAGATGGAATCTATAATAGGTGATATTCGTAACAAGGAGACTTTTGCAAAGACTATAAAAGCTTCAAAACCAGCAATTATATTTCACTTGGCTGCTCAACCTATTATCAAAACTTCCTATCAAAATCCTCTCGAAACTTTTGAGACTAACATAATGGGCACGGCGAACCTTTTAGATATTCTTCGGACGACTCCATCTGCTAAAGCACTGGTAATTGTTACTACTGATAAGTGCTACCACAATAATGAATCGTTCTGGGGTTATAAAGAAGATGACCGTTTAGGAGGACATGACCCTTACTCTAGCAGCAAAGCATGCTGTGAATTGATTACAGATTCTTATCAAAATTCATTCTTTCACCCAAATGATTATGACAATCATGGCTTGGCCATTGCTACAGCAAGAGCTGGCAATGTTATCGGAGGCGGAGATTTTGCAGAGAATCGACTAATACCTGATTGTGTACGAGCTTTAGAAAAAGATGAAGAAATAAAAATTAGAAATCCCCACGCTATTCGCCCCTGGCAACATGTACTGGAGCCTTTATCCGGATATCTCACACTAGCAGAAAGACTATATAATGAAGGTCCTAAATATAACGGAGCTTGGAACTTTGGTCCATCTGAAGATAACGAGAAATCAGTACAATACATAGTGGATAACTTTGTTAGCCTTTGGGGAAAAGGATGTTGGGTTAAATATGATGAGTTAGACTTACATGAAACATCATACTTGAAGCTAAATTCTTATAAGGCAAGACAGCTTTTAGGGTATCAGACAAAATGGCATATTGATCATGCATTAAAGCAAGTGGTTGATTGGACGAAGGTATATGTTCGTGATCGTCGATGCATGGTTGATTGTTGCATAGAGCAGATAGTGGAGTATGAGGGGTGTGAGTAG
- the rfbF gene encoding glucose-1-phosphate cytidylyltransferase produces the protein MKVVILCGGYGTRISEESHLKPKPMIEIGERPILWHIMKHYSYYGLNEFILCLGYKGYMIKEYFSNYFLHGSDVTFDLTNRNKMEIHSCESVEQWKVTLANTGLDTMTGGRIKRVKKYIGNETFMLTYGDGVSDVNLEELYEFHKSHGKLATVTAVQPSGRYGVLGINEESTVLEFVEKPKTLDVWINGGFFVLEPEVFEYIEGDHTSFEGAPLNKLAELGQIVAFKHAGFWQCMDTQRDKFTLESLWNKRQAPWEVWECDR, from the coding sequence TTGAAAGTAGTAATCCTATGCGGTGGCTATGGTACGCGTATTAGCGAAGAGTCTCACTTGAAACCAAAACCAATGATTGAGATTGGGGAAAGACCTATATTATGGCATATTATGAAACACTATTCTTATTACGGATTAAATGAATTCATCCTTTGTCTTGGATATAAAGGTTATATGATTAAAGAATACTTCTCTAATTATTTTTTACACGGTTCAGACGTTACATTTGACTTAACCAATCGAAATAAAATGGAAATCCATTCTTGTGAATCTGTTGAACAATGGAAGGTAACTTTAGCAAATACCGGCTTAGATACGATGACTGGCGGTCGCATCAAACGCGTAAAAAAGTACATCGGAAATGAAACTTTTATGCTTACATATGGTGATGGTGTATCAGACGTTAATCTTGAAGAGCTTTATGAATTCCATAAGTCTCATGGCAAGTTAGCAACAGTAACAGCCGTTCAACCAAGTGGTAGATACGGTGTTTTAGGTATTAATGAGGAGTCCACGGTACTAGAATTTGTTGAAAAGCCGAAAACACTAGATGTTTGGATTAATGGCGGCTTCTTCGTATTGGAGCCAGAAGTATTTGAATACATTGAAGGCGATCACACATCATTTGAAGGAGCACCATTGAATAAGCTTGCAGAATTAGGTCAAATCGTGGCATTTAAACATGCAGGATTTTGGCAATGTATGGATACACAGAGAGACAAGTTTACGCTTGAAAGCTTATGGAATAAAAGACAAGCCCCCTGGGAGGTTTGGGAGTGTGACAGATAG
- the rfbC gene encoding dTDP-4-dehydrorhamnose 3,5-epimerase gives MFQLRETFLQGCVELIPNIFTDHRGESIKTYHSDAFKNIGISHDFKEDLMVTSQRGVLRGLHLQYPPKEQAKLIYCVRGSIFDVAVDVRKTSPTYGQFVSFHVDAEKHNLVYIPSGFAHGYLVLEDDTTVVYKMSSVYSPELESGFLWNSLNIDWPITEPILSYKDSQLPLFKDFRSAF, from the coding sequence ATGTTTCAACTCAGGGAAACGTTCCTCCAAGGATGTGTGGAGTTAATTCCTAATATTTTTACGGACCACAGAGGAGAGTCCATTAAGACATATCATAGTGATGCATTTAAGAATATTGGTATTTCACATGATTTTAAAGAGGATTTAATGGTTACTTCTCAAAGAGGGGTCTTAAGAGGACTTCACTTGCAATATCCTCCAAAAGAACAAGCTAAGTTGATCTATTGTGTCAGGGGAAGTATCTTTGACGTGGCTGTGGATGTCCGAAAAACATCACCTACATATGGTCAATTTGTGAGTTTTCATGTCGACGCTGAAAAACATAACTTGGTTTATATTCCTTCTGGGTTTGCCCATGGGTATTTAGTTTTAGAAGACGATACGACGGTTGTTTATAAAATGTCTTCGGTTTATTCGCCTGAACTAGAAAGCGGTTTTCTTTGGAATTCTCTAAATATAGATTGGCCAATTACGGAACCTATATTGTCTTATAAGGATAGTCAACTACCTCTATTTAAGGATTTCAGAAGTGCTTTTTGA
- a CDS encoding glycosyltransferase family 4 protein: MAMPEILHIASHMGGGVGKVLANATVHANSTSDAYVHKIICLEEPEQRQFIDYAQNNGVSVKIKPPLREICEDMSVADIVQVEWWHHPVMAEFMVRHLTQKMRLVIWSHNSGHFPPVIEPAFIKEPHCFIFSTPYSYESPYLRKMSEEELKKQTEVVFSSGGFKGLSGIIPHRTRGFRIGYVGTLNPCKLHPKFVEYIKTVNIGEATFVMVGDSTDKRWIEELAQEHGVTEQLEFKGYIQGISQELRQMDVFSYILNPKHYGTTENALLEAMAVGIPPVVLNQAAEKFLVRHMDTGIVVEDVKSYGQAIRFLYQNPEERKRLGDNASKWVKRELSIEKTVAKLHDIYDSLLNKEKRDFDFCTVFGKNPADWFLSCLGDERSFFYWLENINEATEKNEVQRRWLLTSDILKEKNKSSLFHFYRYYPKDSRLSKWVQLLQGHC, encoded by the coding sequence ATGGCCATGCCGGAGATACTGCATATAGCGTCCCATATGGGCGGTGGCGTTGGAAAAGTACTAGCAAATGCAACTGTTCACGCCAATTCAACATCTGATGCGTATGTACATAAGATTATCTGTCTAGAAGAGCCTGAACAAAGACAATTTATTGATTATGCCCAAAATAATGGAGTATCAGTAAAAATAAAACCGCCTCTGAGAGAGATATGTGAAGATATGAGTGTTGCTGATATCGTTCAGGTTGAATGGTGGCATCACCCTGTTATGGCAGAGTTTATGGTTCGTCACTTAACACAAAAGATGCGTTTAGTTATTTGGAGTCACAATTCCGGCCATTTTCCACCTGTCATAGAACCGGCTTTTATAAAAGAGCCCCATTGCTTTATATTCTCTACGCCTTATTCCTATGAAAGCCCTTATCTTAGAAAAATGTCAGAAGAGGAGTTAAAAAAACAGACTGAAGTCGTTTTTAGCTCAGGTGGCTTTAAAGGTTTGAGCGGTATAATTCCTCATAGAACCCGAGGGTTTCGCATAGGTTATGTGGGTACCTTGAATCCTTGTAAATTGCATCCTAAATTTGTAGAATACATAAAAACTGTTAACATCGGTGAAGCCACGTTTGTCATGGTTGGGGATAGTACAGATAAACGGTGGATTGAAGAGTTAGCTCAAGAGCATGGGGTTACTGAACAACTAGAATTTAAAGGGTATATACAAGGTATATCTCAAGAATTGAGACAGATGGATGTATTCAGTTATATTTTGAATCCAAAACATTACGGTACGACGGAAAATGCGTTGTTGGAAGCGATGGCAGTTGGCATCCCTCCTGTTGTGTTGAATCAAGCTGCTGAGAAATTTTTAGTACGACATATGGATACGGGAATCGTGGTAGAAGATGTTAAATCTTATGGACAAGCTATAAGATTTTTATATCAAAATCCAGAAGAAAGAAAAAGATTGGGCGATAATGCTAGTAAATGGGTAAAAAGAGAGTTGTCGATAGAGAAAACAGTGGCAAAATTACATGATATTTACGATTCTTTATTGAATAAAGAAAAAAGGGACTTTGATTTCTGTACTGTTTTTGGGAAAAATCCAGCTGATTGGTTTCTTTCTTGTTTAGGAGATGAACGTAGTTTTTTTTATTGGTTAGAAAATATAAATGAAGCCACTGAAAAAAATGAAGTTCAGAGAAGATGGCTTTTAACTAGTGACATATTAAAAGAGAAAAACAAGAGTTCTCTTTTTCATTTTTACAGATATTATCCGAAGGATTCACGATTATCAAAATGGGTTCAATTATTACAGGGGCATTGTTAA
- a CDS encoding NAD-dependent epimerase/dehydratase family protein, with the protein MSKVLVTGATGYIGSHITRSLILDGYDVHITMRPSSDNYLISDLLDKVTVHTIDEKGEVFNNIFFKNCIESVFHLATFFISDHETQDITPLINSNILLGTHILDAAAKAGTKHIIYAGTHWQNYGGVNYDPVNLYAATKECFQVLAKYYINTSQLRMLTLKICDTYGKNDPRNKVLPLLLKISKTQEYLEMSTGDQELGLVFIDDVVKAFKLAHERVKDLQAHEEETYMVAPEKVYTLKEVAQFVTEVTGKELNIHWGKRPYRKREIMKVKPIAKNILENQEMVDLKKGLELILTYDKNRYVSP; encoded by the coding sequence ATGAGTAAAGTACTGGTAACGGGAGCAACTGGATATATAGGTTCGCATATTACCAGATCATTAATATTAGATGGTTACGACGTACATATCACGATGCGACCTTCGTCAGATAATTACCTGATTAGTGATTTACTAGACAAAGTTACTGTTCATACAATAGATGAAAAAGGTGAAGTTTTTAATAATATATTTTTTAAAAATTGCATTGAAAGTGTCTTTCACTTAGCTACATTTTTTATTTCAGATCATGAAACTCAGGATATTACACCTTTGATAAACTCAAATATCCTTCTAGGAACTCATATTTTAGATGCAGCGGCTAAGGCAGGAACAAAGCATATAATTTACGCAGGAACACACTGGCAAAATTATGGGGGAGTAAACTACGATCCCGTTAATCTATATGCAGCAACAAAAGAGTGTTTCCAGGTATTAGCAAAGTATTATATTAATACTAGTCAATTGCGTATGCTTACTCTTAAAATATGTGATACTTATGGAAAAAATGATCCTAGAAATAAAGTATTACCGCTTTTATTAAAGATTTCAAAGACGCAAGAGTACCTTGAGATGTCAACGGGAGATCAAGAGTTAGGGCTTGTTTTTATTGATGACGTAGTTAAAGCATTTAAACTTGCTCACGAGAGAGTAAAAGATTTACAAGCTCATGAGGAAGAAACCTATATGGTTGCTCCTGAAAAGGTATATACTTTGAAAGAAGTAGCCCAGTTTGTTACTGAAGTAACGGGAAAAGAGCTAAATATTCATTGGGGAAAACGCCCTTACAGAAAACGAGAAATTATGAAAGTAAAACCCATTGCTAAAAATATTTTAGAAAATCAAGAAATGGTTGACTTAAAAAAAGGGTTAGAATTGATTTTAACATATGATAAAAATAGGTATGTTTCCCCCTAA
- a CDS encoding cephalosporin hydroxylase family protein, producing the protein MDEIKKFDIERNEAIKEMAKDKEMKEISNKWMRFNTKHKYVYNHKWMGVPIIQLPNDIMAIQELIWEVKPDLIIETGIAHGGSIIHAASILELLGNTGEVLGIDIEIREHNLKRIMSHPMSKRIKMIEGSSVEEKTLNYVTKISSNKKNIMVFLDSCHTHEHVKKELDIYSNFVSKGSYLVVFDTSIQFEPNEFCDNRPWGVDNNPWTAVHEFIKENENFIIDESIHNKLVITSAIDGYLKRVK; encoded by the coding sequence ATGGATGAAATAAAAAAATTTGACATAGAGAGAAATGAAGCTATAAAAGAAATGGCTAAAGATAAAGAGATGAAAGAGATATCCAACAAATGGATGCGATTTAATACAAAACACAAATATGTATATAATCACAAATGGATGGGTGTGCCAATTATTCAGTTGCCTAACGATATAATGGCTATACAAGAATTGATATGGGAGGTTAAACCAGATTTAATTATTGAAACCGGAATCGCTCATGGTGGTAGCATTATACATGCTGCTTCGATTCTTGAGCTTCTTGGAAATACTGGAGAAGTATTGGGAATAGATATTGAAATTAGAGAACATAATTTAAAAAGAATAATGAGTCATCCAATGAGTAAGAGAATTAAAATGATAGAAGGCTCTTCAGTAGAAGAAAAAACATTAAACTACGTAACTAAAATATCTTCAAACAAAAAAAACATAATGGTTTTTTTAGATTCATGTCATACTCATGAACATGTTAAAAAAGAGCTAGATATTTACTCCAATTTTGTAAGTAAGGGTTCTTATTTAGTTGTATTTGATACATCTATCCAGTTTGAACCTAACGAGTTTTGTGATAATAGACCCTGGGGGGTAGATAATAATCCTTGGACAGCTGTCCATGAGTTTATTAAAGAAAACGAAAACTTCATTATAGACGAGAGTATTCACAATAAGCTTGTTATAACATCTGCTATAGATGGATATTTAAAGAGAGTCAAATAG
- a CDS encoding radical SAM/SPASM domain-containing protein, translating to MRAVINPAYVKERIQLGEVLPLSGPYRITISASQICNFKCFYCTHSLDKNKVLETGFKFKNMEYEELISLADQLLEFPQRLKLIVFSGMGEPLLNEKLPNMIKYLKDNNVSDRVEMYSNASLLNKEITHKLIDAGLDSLKISLEGLSSEKYKKVCKCNVNFEEFKSNIKYFYENRGQCKVYIKIIDACLGEGEDKKFYEMFGSICDEIFIEHLSDCQPLTGDCEGIVNTTRTMYNEPAVVSRVCPLLFYSLYADADCNIYPCVTLGLPLSFSVGNFRNEKIIDMWNGEKVRRLRLQHLNGERNSISVCKECGNMTAMYHKEDDIDKYADKIKILMNDAE from the coding sequence ATGAGAGCTGTAATTAATCCGGCGTATGTAAAAGAAAGAATACAGTTAGGGGAAGTATTACCATTGAGTGGTCCCTATAGAATAACAATTTCTGCCTCGCAGATTTGCAATTTCAAGTGTTTTTACTGTACTCATTCTTTAGATAAAAACAAAGTTTTAGAAACTGGATTTAAGTTTAAGAATATGGAATATGAAGAACTTATCTCTTTGGCAGATCAACTACTAGAATTTCCTCAAAGGTTAAAACTTATTGTTTTTTCAGGAATGGGAGAACCACTTCTTAATGAAAAGTTACCAAATATGATAAAATATTTAAAAGATAATAATGTATCTGATAGAGTGGAGATGTATTCAAATGCATCATTATTAAATAAAGAGATAACACATAAGCTAATTGATGCTGGGTTAGATAGTCTAAAAATATCTCTTGAGGGACTATCTTCAGAAAAATACAAAAAAGTTTGTAAATGTAACGTCAACTTTGAAGAGTTCAAATCTAATATAAAATATTTTTATGAGAATAGAGGACAATGTAAAGTATATATAAAAATCATAGATGCCTGCTTGGGAGAAGGAGAAGATAAAAAATTTTATGAAATGTTTGGAAGTATATGCGATGAAATTTTTATTGAACATTTGAGTGATTGTCAACCCTTAACAGGAGATTGTGAAGGAATTGTAAATACTACGAGAACTATGTATAACGAGCCTGCCGTAGTATCTAGAGTTTGTCCATTGTTATTTTATTCATTATATGCAGACGCTGATTGCAATATCTATCCCTGTGTTACCTTAGGGCTACCTTTAAGTTTTTCGGTAGGCAACTTTAGAAATGAGAAAATCATAGATATGTGGAACGGTGAAAAAGTAAGAAGGTTAAGATTACAACATTTAAATGGGGAAAGAAATAGTATATCAGTATGTAAAGAATGTGGCAATATGACAGCTATGTACCATAAAGAAGATGACATAGACAAGTATGCAGATAAAATTAAAATTCTAATGAATGATGCTGAATAA
- a CDS encoding transposase, whose product MSTGKVVAHCSSTRKGEDLVAFMETVAEAYKDVPKIHVVWDNLNIHYDGASNRWTEFNARHDNKFVFHYTPIHASWINQVEIFFSILHRRCLRWSD is encoded by the coding sequence ATTAGCACAGGAAAAGTAGTAGCTCATTGTAGCTCAACTCGCAAAGGCGAAGACCTTGTTGCTTTCATGGAAACAGTGGCTGAAGCTTACAAAGACGTGCCAAAAATTCATGTTGTTTGGGACAATCTCAATATACATTATGATGGTGCTTCAAATAGATGGACTGAATTTAATGCTCGTCATGACAATAAGTTTGTTTTTCATTACACCCCAATTCACGCGTCTTGGATCAACCAAGTAGAAATCTTTTTCTCTATCTTGCACCGCCGTTGCTTACGCTGGAGTGATTGA